The proteins below come from a single Solea senegalensis isolate Sse05_10M linkage group LG2, IFAPA_SoseM_1, whole genome shotgun sequence genomic window:
- the b3galt1b gene encoding beta-1,3-galactosyltransferase 1, with amino-acid sequence MMPSKVSCLYLLTVVCWASALWYLSISRPTSTYVGHMSVSVRKAAKPHKNISFSNIRARPLNPHAYEFVINEPKKCESVTPFLVILISTTHKEFDARQAIRETWGDESTFSDIRVLTIFLLGWNTDSVLNRMVEQESQIFHDIVVENFIDSYHNLTLKTMMGMRWVATFCPKAQYVMKTDSDIFVNMDNLIYKLLKPTTKPRRRYFTGYVINGGPIRDMRSKWYMSRDLYPDSKYPPFCSGTGYVFSADVAELIFKTSLHTRLLHLEDVYVGLCLRKLDIHPFQNSGFNHWKMAYSLCRYRRVITVHQISPEEMHRIWNDMSSKKHLRC; translated from the coding sequence ATGATGCCCTCAAAGGTGTCATGTTTATACCTGCTGACAGTGGTCTGCTGGGCGAGCGCTCTCTGGTACTTGAGTATATCTCGTCCGACGTCCACTTACGTCGGCCACATGTCTGTGTCCGTACGCAAGGCGGCGAAGCCCCACAAAAATATCTCCTTCAGCAACATCCGCGCCCGCCCCCTCAACCCACACGCCTACGAATTTGTGATCAACGAACCCAAGAAGTGCGAGAGTGTCACTCCCTTCCTGGTCATCCTCATCAGCACCACGCACAAGGAGTTTGATGCAAGGCAAGCCATCCGGGAAACCTGGGGGGATGAGAGCACCTTCAGTGACATTCGTGTCCTCACCATCTTCCTGCTCGGCTGGAACACCGACTCCGTCCTGAACCGCATGGTGGAGCAGGAGAGTCAGATTTTTCACGACATTGTGGTCGAGAACTTCATCGATTCTTACCACAACCTCACTCTCAAGACCATGATGGGCATGCGCTGGGTGGCTACCTTCTGCCCCAAAGCACAGTATGTCATGAAGACAGACAGTGACATCTTTGTCAACATGGACAACCTGATCTACAAGCTCCTGAAGCCCACCACTAAACCGAGAAGACGATATTTCACCGGCTATGTGATCAACGGTGGACCCATTAGGGACATGCGCAGTAAGTGGTACATGTCCAGGGACTTGTATCCTGACAGTAAGTACCCACCTTTCTGTTCGGGCACTGGATACGTGTTCTCGGCAGACGTGGCTGAGCTAATCTTCAAGACTTCACTTCACACGAGACTGTTGCACCTGGAGGACGTGTATGTGGGATTGTGTTTGCGTAAACTGGATATACACCCTTTTCAGAACAGTGGCTTCAATCACTGGAAAATGGCCTACAGTCTGTGCAGGTATCGACGCGTCATCACGGTCCACCAGATCTCGCCGGAGGAGATGCACCGCATTTGGAATGATATGTCCAGCAAGAAGCACCTGAGATGTTAG